From one Pseudomonas fluorescens genomic stretch:
- a CDS encoding DOPA 4,5-dioxygenase family protein, with product MQRIKGYHAHIYYDASTMEQARQLCEEAARLFPVTMGRMHQKPIGPHPDWSCQLAFGPEVVGVVLPWLALYRHGLVVFLHPLTGDDLADHRDHAIWMGAVRPLDLTIFK from the coding sequence ATGCAAAGGATCAAGGGCTATCACGCTCATATCTACTATGACGCTAGCACCATGGAGCAGGCCCGGCAGCTGTGTGAAGAAGCCGCTCGGCTGTTTCCGGTTACCATGGGGCGCATGCATCAGAAGCCGATCGGGCCGCATCCGGACTGGAGCTGCCAACTGGCCTTCGGGCCTGAGGTGGTGGGCGTGGTGTTGCCTTGGCTGGCGTTGTATCGCCATGGCTTGGTGGTGTTTCTGCATCCGCTGACCGGCGATGACCTGGCTGATCATCGCGATCATGCGATCTGGATGGGGGCGGTGCGGCCGCTGGACCTGACGATTTTCAAATAG
- a CDS encoding NAD(P)-dependent oxidoreductase: MKNAETPVFKLVLLGGLSSLGSALMAELLKRQHEVIAVVDDLNTLAPRPGLHFKAGGLDSPDQAEQSVAGGSAVVCLLPALAPDDFAAQLRMSQALIAGMSRTTIRRLLLVGDFSVLDQSQGHSEQQRACADQIVDLLQRSPLHWTLVNTPQQVAGLGIEHFHQTHGTLEPGLAEPLQRLARVAAAMVDALELKLHHGEHVNFVF; this comes from the coding sequence GTGAAAAATGCCGAAACCCCAGTATTCAAACTGGTCCTGCTCGGAGGTTTGAGCAGCCTGGGCAGCGCCCTGATGGCCGAATTGCTCAAGCGCCAGCATGAGGTGATCGCCGTGGTCGACGACCTCAATACCCTGGCGCCACGCCCCGGTTTGCACTTCAAAGCCGGCGGCCTGGACAGCCCGGATCAGGCCGAACAAAGCGTGGCCGGGGGCTCGGCGGTGGTCTGCCTGCTGCCTGCGCTGGCGCCCGATGACTTTGCCGCGCAACTGCGCATGAGCCAGGCGCTGATCGCCGGCATGTCCCGCACCACTATACGCCGGCTGTTGCTGGTGGGCGATTTCAGCGTGCTGGATCAGAGCCAGGGGCACAGCGAGCAACAACGGGCCTGCGCCGACCAGATCGTCGACCTGTTGCAACGCAGCCCGCTGCACTGGACCTTGGTCAACACCCCGCAACAAGTTGCCGGCCTGGGCATCGAGCACTTTCACCAGACCCACGGCACCCTAGAGCCGGGCCTGGCAGAACCGCTGCAACGCCTGGCCCGGGTGGCAGCCGCCATGGTCGATGCGCTGGAGCTGAAGCTGCACCACGGCGAACATGTGAACTTTGTCTTCTGA
- a CDS encoding SulP family inorganic anion transporter — translation MAWPDRRRLLPFLTWLPHQTRASVRRDLLVGLSGAILALPQSIAYALIAGLPAEYGLYAAIVPVMIACLWGSSWHLICGPTAAISIVLYASVSPLAVAGSGDYITLILLLTFLAGVFQWLLGLLRFGALVNFVSQSVVLGFTLGAAVVIALGQLPNLLGIDLPSQATALKTLQNLLEHAPEVDWPSLSLGLGTVLLGVALKILRPRWPGLLITLALASLLVWLLPDVFGQVQLVPGFIGQLPPLSPLPLLDLELILRLLPSAVAVGMLGLVTSLSIARSLSSRSEQLIDANQEIRAQGLSNMVGGLFSGYLSSGSFTRSGLSYDAGARSPLAGVFSALWVTLFAVAGAGLIAHIPIPSMAGSILLICWGLVDHRAIRALFRVSRAEFLVMALTAAATLLLELQTAIYAGVLASLFFYLKRTSRPRVQQSRDGDADVLRVGGSIFFGASHYLQVRLQRCQGPRVVIDARQINFIDYSGVDMLHREARRLGRAGGSLTLQRARPQVIEELHKLEGAAYCPIRFED, via the coding sequence ATGGCCTGGCCCGACCGCCGCCGACTGCTGCCGTTTCTCACCTGGCTGCCACACCAGACCCGAGCCAGTGTGCGCCGCGATCTGCTGGTGGGCCTGAGCGGGGCGATCCTGGCCCTGCCGCAATCGATCGCCTATGCCCTGATTGCCGGGCTGCCGGCCGAGTACGGGCTGTACGCGGCAATCGTGCCGGTAATGATCGCCTGCCTGTGGGGCTCGTCCTGGCACCTGATCTGTGGGCCGACGGCGGCGATCTCGATTGTCCTGTATGCCAGCGTCAGCCCGCTGGCAGTCGCGGGCAGCGGTGACTACATCACGCTGATCCTGCTGCTGACCTTCCTCGCCGGGGTGTTTCAGTGGTTGCTGGGGCTGCTGCGCTTTGGCGCGCTGGTCAATTTCGTGTCGCAATCGGTGGTGCTGGGCTTCACCTTGGGCGCCGCAGTAGTGATTGCGCTCGGGCAACTACCCAACCTGCTGGGTATCGACTTGCCCAGCCAGGCCACCGCGTTGAAAACCCTGCAAAACCTGCTGGAGCATGCCCCGGAAGTGGATTGGCCTTCATTGTCGCTCGGCCTGGGTACCGTGCTGCTGGGAGTCGCGCTAAAGATACTGCGCCCGCGCTGGCCTGGCCTGTTGATAACCCTTGCGCTGGCCAGCTTGCTGGTCTGGCTGCTCCCAGACGTTTTTGGTCAGGTACAGTTGGTGCCCGGCTTCATTGGCCAACTGCCACCGTTGAGCCCTCTGCCACTGCTGGACCTGGAGCTGATCCTGCGTTTGCTGCCCAGCGCCGTGGCCGTCGGCATGCTCGGGCTAGTCACCAGCCTGTCGATTGCCCGCTCGCTGTCATCGCGCTCCGAACAGCTCATCGATGCTAATCAGGAAATTCGCGCCCAGGGGCTGTCGAACATGGTCGGGGGATTGTTCTCCGGCTACCTGTCGTCCGGTTCCTTCACCCGCTCCGGGCTCAGCTATGACGCCGGCGCCCGCTCACCCTTGGCCGGGGTGTTCTCCGCCCTGTGGGTAACTTTGTTTGCAGTGGCAGGGGCGGGATTGATCGCGCATATCCCGATCCCGTCCATGGCCGGCAGCATCCTGCTGATCTGCTGGGGCCTGGTCGATCATCGGGCGATCCGTGCGCTGTTCCGGGTCAGCCGTGCGGAATTCCTGGTGATGGCCCTGACGGCTGCGGCAACACTGTTACTCGAACTGCAAACGGCGATCTACGCAGGAGTCCTCGCGTCGCTGTTCTTCTACCTCAAACGCACCTCGCGGCCACGGGTGCAGCAGTCCCGCGATGGCGATGCCGACGTGCTGCGGGTAGGGGGGTCGATCTTCTTCGGCGCCAGCCACTACCTGCAGGTGCGCCTGCAGCGCTGCCAGGGGCCGCGCGTGGTGATCGATGCACGGCAGATCAACTTCATCGATTACTCCGGGGTCGACATGCTCCACCGTGAAGCACGGCGGCTGGGCCGTGCCGGCGGCAGTCTGACGCTGCAACGGGCGCGCCCGCAGGTAATCGAAGAGTTGCACAAGCTGGAAGGGGCAGCGTACTGCCCGATCCGCTTCGAAGATTAG
- the aroE gene encoding shikimate dehydrogenase, whose translation MDQYVVFGNPIGHSKSPLIHRLFADQTGQQLEYSTLLAPLDDFSMCAQGFFKQGLGANVTVPFKEEAYRLVDSLTPRAKRAGAVNTLSKLADGSLQGDNTDGAGLVRDLTVNAGVQLSGKRILLLGAGGAVRGVLEPLLAHNPASLVIANRTVEKAEQLAREFANLGPVAASGFDWLQEPVDLIINATSASLAGELPPISASLIEPGKTVCYDMMYGKEPTPFCRWATEHKAAKVLDGLGMLAEQAAEAFFIWRGVRPDTAPVLDELRRQLARG comes from the coding sequence ATGGACCAGTATGTTGTATTCGGCAACCCGATCGGCCACAGCAAATCGCCGCTGATCCATCGCCTGTTCGCCGATCAGACCGGCCAGCAGTTGGAGTACAGCACGCTGCTGGCGCCGCTGGATGATTTCAGCATGTGTGCCCAGGGCTTTTTCAAGCAGGGCCTGGGCGCCAACGTCACCGTGCCATTCAAGGAAGAGGCCTATCGCCTGGTCGATAGCCTGACGCCACGGGCCAAGCGTGCCGGAGCGGTCAACACCCTGAGCAAGCTCGCTGACGGCAGCCTGCAGGGCGATAACACCGATGGCGCCGGCCTGGTTCGCGACCTGACGGTCAATGCCGGCGTGCAACTGAGCGGCAAGCGCATCCTGCTGCTCGGCGCCGGCGGCGCGGTGCGCGGGGTATTGGAGCCATTACTGGCGCACAACCCGGCTTCGTTGGTGATCGCCAACCGCACGGTGGAAAAAGCCGAACAACTGGCCCGTGAGTTCGCCAACCTGGGGCCGGTGGCCGCCAGTGGTTTCGACTGGCTGCAAGAGCCGGTCGACCTGATCATCAACGCCACGTCGGCGAGCCTTGCCGGCGAGCTGCCGCCGATCTCCGCCAGCCTGATCGAGCCAGGCAAGACCGTGTGCTACGACATGATGTATGGCAAGGAGCCGACGCCGTTTTGCCGCTGGGCCACCGAGCACAAGGCCGCCAAGGTTCTGGACGGCCTGGGCATGCTCGCCGAGCAGGCCGCCGAGGCGTTCTTCATCTGGCGTGGCGTACGCCCCGATACCGCCCCGGTGCTGGACGAACTGCGTCGCCAGCTGGCGCGCGGCTAA
- the hemF gene encoding oxygen-dependent coproporphyrinogen oxidase, which produces MTSRTEAVKAYLLDLQDRICTALENEDGGARFVEDAWSREAGGGGRTRVIGDGKVIEKGGVNFSHVFGSGLPPSASAHRPELAGRGFEALGVSLVIHPHNPHVPTSHANVRFFIAEKEGEEAVWWFGGGFDLTPYYGNEEDCVHWHQVAERACAPFGADVYPRYKAWCDRYFHLKHRGEPRGIGGLFFDDLNEWDFDTCFAFIRAIGDAYVEAYLPIVQRRKAQPYTAEQREFQEYRRGRYVEFNLVYDRGTLFGLQSGGRTESILMSLPPQVRWGYDWKAAPGSEEARLTEYFLQDRDWLGEASH; this is translated from the coding sequence ATGACTAGCCGCACCGAGGCCGTGAAAGCCTACCTGCTCGACCTGCAAGACCGTATCTGCACCGCCCTCGAAAACGAAGACGGCGGCGCTCGCTTTGTCGAGGACGCCTGGTCGCGCGAAGCCGGTGGCGGCGGGCGTACCCGGGTGATCGGCGACGGCAAGGTCATCGAGAAAGGCGGGGTGAACTTCTCCCACGTATTCGGCAGTGGTTTGCCACCGTCGGCCAGTGCTCACCGGCCGGAGTTGGCCGGTCGCGGCTTCGAAGCCCTGGGCGTGTCGCTGGTAATCCATCCGCACAACCCGCATGTACCGACTTCCCACGCCAACGTACGGTTTTTCATCGCTGAAAAAGAAGGTGAAGAAGCGGTCTGGTGGTTTGGTGGCGGTTTCGACCTGACCCCCTACTACGGCAACGAAGAAGACTGTGTGCACTGGCACCAGGTCGCCGAGCGCGCTTGCGCGCCGTTCGGTGCCGACGTCTATCCGCGCTACAAGGCCTGGTGCGACCGCTATTTCCACCTCAAGCACCGTGGCGAGCCGCGGGGCATTGGCGGCCTGTTCTTCGATGACCTGAACGAATGGGACTTCGACACCTGCTTCGCCTTCATCCGCGCCATCGGCGACGCCTATGTCGAGGCTTACCTGCCGATCGTCCAGCGCCGCAAGGCGCAGCCGTATACCGCCGAGCAACGTGAGTTCCAGGAATACCGACGCGGGCGCTATGTCGAATTCAACCTGGTCTACGACCGTGGCACGCTGTTCGGCCTGCAATCGGGCGGGCGTACCGAATCGATCCTCATGTCGCTGCCACCGCAGGTGCGTTGGGGGTACGATTGGAAGGCCGCGCCAGGCAGCGAAGAAGCGCGCCTGACCGAGTATTTCCTGCAGGACCGTGACTGGCTTGGTGAAGCCAGTCACTGA
- a CDS encoding NADPH:quinone reductase codes for MAKRIQFSQHGGPEVLTLVDFEPAAPGPQQVRVRNQAIGLNFIDTYFRSGLYAPPSLPSGLGTEGAGVVEVVGEQVTRLKVGDRVAYAGGPLGAYSEVHVLPEANLVKLPDSISFEQAAAVMLKGLTVQYLLKQTYAVQPGETILFHAAAGGVGSLACQWAKALGARLIGTVSSAEKAERAKALGAWATIDYSREDVAQRVLELTDGKKCPVVYDGVGQDTWLTSLNCLAPRGLMVSFGNASGAVSGVNLGILAQKGSLYVTRPTLASYANNAENTQAMADDLFAMIASGKLAVDIHQRYPLSEAAKAQSELSARRTVGSTVLLP; via the coding sequence ATGGCCAAGCGTATCCAGTTCAGCCAGCATGGCGGCCCCGAAGTCCTTACCCTGGTCGACTTTGAGCCGGCAGCGCCCGGCCCGCAGCAGGTCCGCGTACGTAATCAGGCGATCGGCCTGAATTTCATCGATACCTACTTTCGCAGCGGCCTCTATGCGCCACCGTCGTTGCCCTCGGGCCTGGGCACCGAAGGCGCCGGGGTGGTCGAGGTGGTGGGCGAGCAGGTTACCCGGCTCAAGGTCGGCGACCGCGTCGCCTATGCCGGCGGCCCGCTGGGCGCCTACAGTGAAGTGCATGTGCTGCCTGAAGCCAACCTGGTCAAACTCCCCGACAGCATCAGCTTCGAGCAGGCGGCGGCAGTGATGCTCAAGGGCCTGACCGTGCAGTACCTGCTCAAGCAGACTTACGCGGTACAACCAGGCGAGACCATCTTGTTCCACGCCGCCGCCGGGGGTGTCGGCTCGCTGGCTTGCCAATGGGCCAAGGCCTTGGGGGCCCGGTTGATCGGTACTGTCAGCTCCGCCGAGAAGGCCGAGCGGGCCAAGGCCCTGGGCGCCTGGGCGACCATCGATTACAGCCGTGAAGACGTGGCTCAGCGGGTGCTGGAGCTGACCGACGGAAAGAAATGCCCAGTGGTGTACGACGGCGTTGGCCAGGACACCTGGCTGACCTCACTGAACTGCCTGGCCCCGCGCGGGCTGATGGTCAGCTTCGGCAACGCCTCCGGGGCGGTGAGCGGGGTGAACCTGGGGATCCTGGCGCAGAAGGGCTCGTTGTATGTCACCCGGCCAACCCTGGCCAGCTATGCCAATAATGCCGAGAACACCCAGGCCATGGCCGACGACCTGTTTGCGATGATTGCCAGCGGCAAGCTGGCTGTGGATATCCACCAGCGTTATCCACTGAGCGAGGCGGCCAAGGCACAGAGCGAGCTGTCGGCGCGCAGGACGGTGGGGTCGACGGTGTTGCTGCCTTGA
- a CDS encoding L-threonylcarbamoyladenylate synthase → MVSSWRVQQAAREIRAGAVIAYPTEAVWGLGCDPWNEEAVDRLLAIKSRSVDKGLILIADNIHQFDFLFEDFPETWLDRMAATWPGPNTWLVPHQNLLPEWITGVHDTVALRVSDHPVVRDLCALVGPLISTSANPQGRPAAKTRLRVEQYFRGQLDLVLGGALGGRRNPSVIRDLASGEVVRAG, encoded by the coding sequence ATGGTGAGCAGTTGGCGTGTGCAACAAGCCGCGCGTGAAATCCGGGCCGGTGCGGTGATTGCCTACCCGACCGAGGCGGTCTGGGGCCTGGGCTGTGACCCATGGAACGAAGAAGCGGTGGATCGCCTGCTGGCGATCAAGTCGCGTTCGGTCGACAAGGGGCTGATCCTGATCGCCGATAATATCCACCAGTTCGACTTCCTTTTCGAGGATTTCCCCGAAACCTGGCTGGACCGCATGGCTGCGACCTGGCCGGGGCCGAACACCTGGCTGGTGCCGCACCAGAACCTGCTGCCGGAGTGGATTACCGGGGTGCATGACACCGTGGCCCTACGCGTCAGTGATCACCCGGTGGTGCGGGATTTGTGCGCACTGGTCGGGCCGCTGATTTCCACCTCGGCCAACCCTCAAGGCCGTCCGGCTGCCAAGACCCGTTTGCGCGTCGAGCAGTACTTCCGTGGGCAGCTGGACCTGGTGCTCGGAGGCGCCCTGGGCGGGCGGCGTAACCCGAGTGTGATTCGTGACCTGGCCAGCGGTGAGGTTGTGCGGGCCGGTTGA
- the dprA gene encoding DNA-processing protein DprA, which produces MSQPLSPACSPAELEARLRLHLLPSLGPRRFHTLIQAFGNASAALSAPATAWRTLGVPAESSDARRSLEVRDGAVAAMRWLEARDQHLLMWDDPCYPGLLAELGDAPPLLFIAGNPAILEKPQLAIVGSRRAARPALDTAAAFSRSLARGGFVITSGLALGVDGAAHQAALDAGGQTIGVLGTGLQKLYPQRHRALAAAMIEQGSAVVSEFPLDAGPVAGNFPRRNRIISGLSLGVLVVEASLASGSLITARLAAEQGREVYAIPGSIHHPGSKGCHQLIRDGALLVETVEQIVETLQGWQRLPPLQVDAIPGHELVDLLLAAPQTTEGLASSSGWSLPRVLAALTELELAGRVCNEAGRWFARPG; this is translated from the coding sequence ATGTCGCAACCCTTATCGCCGGCGTGTTCACCCGCCGAACTCGAAGCGCGATTGCGTCTTCATTTACTGCCGTCCCTGGGGCCGCGGCGTTTTCACACATTGATCCAGGCCTTCGGCAATGCATCGGCAGCGCTCAGTGCGCCAGCCACGGCCTGGCGTACGCTGGGTGTGCCGGCGGAGAGTAGCGATGCCCGGCGCAGCCTTGAAGTACGTGACGGCGCGGTAGCGGCGATGCGCTGGCTAGAGGCCCGCGACCAGCATTTACTGATGTGGGACGACCCCTGCTACCCAGGCTTGCTGGCCGAACTGGGGGACGCCCCGCCACTGCTGTTTATCGCCGGCAACCCGGCCATTCTGGAAAAACCGCAGTTGGCGATCGTCGGTAGCCGAAGGGCGGCAAGGCCGGCGCTCGATACCGCTGCGGCCTTCTCGCGCAGCCTCGCCCGGGGTGGTTTTGTCATTACCAGCGGCCTGGCCCTGGGCGTCGATGGTGCTGCGCATCAGGCTGCCCTGGATGCTGGCGGGCAAACCATCGGTGTGCTGGGCACCGGGCTGCAAAAACTTTATCCACAGCGGCACAGGGCGCTGGCGGCGGCGATGATCGAGCAAGGTAGCGCGGTGGTTTCCGAATTTCCGCTGGATGCCGGGCCTGTGGCGGGTAATTTCCCCCGGCGTAACCGGATCATCAGCGGTCTGTCGCTGGGGGTACTGGTGGTCGAGGCGAGTCTTGCCAGTGGCTCGCTGATTACTGCGCGTTTGGCTGCGGAACAAGGCCGGGAGGTGTATGCCATCCCGGGTTCGATTCATCATCCGGGGTCCAAGGGCTGTCACCAGTTGATCCGTGACGGCGCCTTGCTGGTGGAAACTGTCGAGCAGATCGTCGAAACCCTGCAGGGCTGGCAGCGTTTGCCACCGTTGCAGGTTGACGCCATTCCCGGTCATGAACTGGTCGACCTGTTGCTGGCCGCCCCGCAAACCACCGAGGGCCTGGCCAGCAGCAGCGGCTGGTCATTACCCCGGGTGCTGGCGGCGCTGACCGAATTGGAGCTTGCCGGAAGGGTCTGTAATGAAGCCGGGCGTTGGTTTGCCCGGCCCGGCTAA
- the def gene encoding peptide deformylase, translating to MAILNILEFPDPRLRTIAKPVTEVDDGVRQLIDDMFETMYEAPGIGLAATQINVHKRIVVMDLSEDRSEPRVFINPELEMLTDEMDQYQEGCLSVPGFYENVDRPVRVKVKALDRDGKPYELIAEGLLAVCIQHECDHLNGKLFVDYLSTLKRDRIKKKLEKQHRQQA from the coding sequence ATGGCCATTCTGAACATCCTCGAATTCCCGGACCCGCGCCTTCGTACCATCGCCAAACCGGTGACCGAAGTCGACGACGGCGTTCGCCAGTTGATCGATGACATGTTTGAAACCATGTACGAAGCCCCTGGCATCGGCCTCGCCGCCACCCAGATCAACGTGCACAAGCGCATCGTGGTCATGGACCTGAGCGAAGACCGCAGCGAGCCACGGGTGTTCATCAACCCCGAACTCGAGATGCTGACCGACGAAATGGATCAGTACCAGGAAGGCTGCCTGTCGGTGCCCGGTTTCTACGAGAACGTCGACCGCCCGGTGCGGGTCAAGGTCAAGGCACTGGACCGCGACGGCAAACCCTACGAGCTGATCGCCGAAGGCCTGCTGGCGGTGTGCATCCAGCACGAATGCGACCACCTCAACGGCAAGCTGTTCGTTGACTACCTGTCGACGCTCAAACGCGACCGGATCAAGAAAAAGCTGGAAAAGCAGCATCGCCAGCAAGCTTGA
- the fmt gene encoding methionyl-tRNA formyltransferase, protein MRIVFAGTPEFAAEHLKALIDSPYDVVAVYTQPDRPAGRGQKLMPSAVKQLAVDNGIQVLQPPTLRNAEAQAELAALKPDLMVVVAYGLILPQAVLDIPRLGCINSHASLLPRWRGAAPIQRAVEAGDSESGVTVMRMEAGLDTGPMLLKVSTPISASETGGTLHDRLAEMGPPAVLEAVAGLAAGTLQGEVQDDSLATYAHKLNKDEARLDWSRPAVELERLIRAFNPWPICHSTLNGEALKVLAASLSTGSGTPGEILSASKDGLIVACGEQALCLTRLQLPGGKALNFSDLFNSRREKFATGTVLGQ, encoded by the coding sequence ATGCGCATTGTCTTCGCAGGCACCCCAGAGTTTGCCGCCGAACACCTAAAGGCCCTGATCGACAGCCCTTATGACGTGGTGGCGGTCTACACCCAGCCGGACCGGCCGGCCGGTCGTGGGCAAAAACTGATGCCCAGCGCCGTCAAGCAGTTGGCTGTGGATAACGGCATCCAGGTCCTGCAGCCACCGACCCTGCGCAACGCCGAGGCACAAGCGGAACTGGCGGCGCTCAAGCCGGACCTGATGGTGGTGGTCGCCTATGGCCTGATCCTGCCGCAGGCGGTGCTGGATATTCCGCGCCTGGGCTGCATCAACAGCCATGCCTCGCTGCTGCCACGCTGGCGTGGCGCTGCGCCGATCCAGCGTGCGGTCGAGGCCGGAGACAGCGAAAGCGGCGTTACCGTGATGCGCATGGAAGCGGGCCTGGATACCGGGCCGATGCTGCTCAAAGTCAGCACCCCGATCAGTGCCAGCGAAACCGGCGGCACCTTGCACGACCGCCTGGCCGAAATGGGCCCGCCAGCCGTGCTTGAGGCCGTTGCCGGTCTCGCCGCTGGCACCTTGCAGGGTGAAGTGCAGGACGACAGCCTGGCCACTTATGCCCACAAGCTGAACAAGGACGAAGCGCGCCTGGACTGGAGCCGCCCGGCGGTTGAGCTGGAGCGCCTGATTCGCGCCTTCAACCCATGGCCGATCTGCCACAGCACCCTCAACGGCGAAGCCCTGAAGGTCCTCGCCGCAAGTTTATCCACAGGCTCCGGCACCCCAGGTGAAATCCTTTCTGCCAGCAAGGACGGCCTGATCGTCGCTTGCGGTGAGCAGGCGCTGTGCCTGACCCGCCTGCAACTGCCGGGCGGCAAGGCGCTGAACTTCAGCGACCTGTTCAATAGCCGCCGCGAGAAATTCGCCACCGGCACGGTGCTTGGCCAATGA
- the rsmB gene encoding 16S rRNA (cytosine(967)-C(5))-methyltransferase RsmB: MNPRLAAARALAAVLSGKASLNSSLPSQLDKVEVRDRGLTQDLAFGTARWQPRLSALAERLLQKPFKAADADVEALLLVGLYQLLYTRIPAHAAIGETVGCADKLKKPWAKGLLNAVLRRAQRESSEIFAELERDPVVRTAHPRWLQKSLKAFWPEQWEAICAANNAHPPMILRVNRRHHSRDAYLELLREAGLEAAPCQFSGDGILLAEACDVRGLPGFDQGWISVQDEAAQLAADLLDLAPGQRVLDACCAPGGKTCHLLEAQAGLDAVVAIDLEAKRLTRVRENLDRLGLDAQLIACDARDTASWWDGKTFERILLDAPCSATGVIRRHPDIKLTRQADDIAALANLQGELLDALWPTLEVGGILLYATCSTLPTENTEVIEAFLARTPGARELDLATQAGIRQPHGRQLLAQEGGHDGFYYAKLIKIAAARG, encoded by the coding sequence ATGAACCCACGTCTGGCAGCCGCCCGCGCCCTGGCGGCAGTACTCAGTGGCAAGGCGTCGCTGAACAGCTCGCTGCCAAGCCAGCTGGACAAGGTCGAAGTCCGTGACCGCGGCCTGACCCAGGACCTGGCCTTCGGCACCGCCCGCTGGCAGCCACGCCTGTCGGCCCTGGCCGAACGCCTGTTGCAAAAGCCGTTCAAGGCTGCCGATGCCGACGTCGAGGCACTGCTGCTGGTCGGCCTCTACCAACTGCTCTATACGCGTATCCCCGCTCACGCCGCCATCGGTGAAACCGTAGGCTGCGCCGACAAGCTGAAAAAGCCCTGGGCCAAGGGCTTGCTCAACGCCGTGCTGCGCCGTGCGCAACGGGAAAGCAGCGAGATCTTCGCCGAGCTTGAGCGCGACCCGGTCGTGCGCACCGCGCACCCACGCTGGCTGCAAAAGTCACTCAAGGCCTTTTGGCCCGAGCAATGGGAAGCCATCTGCGCCGCCAACAACGCCCACCCGCCGATGATCCTGCGGGTCAACCGCCGCCATCACAGCCGCGATGCCTACCTCGAACTGCTGCGTGAAGCCGGCCTTGAAGCCGCGCCCTGCCAATTCAGCGGCGACGGCATCCTGCTCGCCGAAGCCTGCGATGTGCGCGGCCTGCCCGGTTTCGACCAGGGTTGGATCAGCGTCCAGGACGAAGCTGCGCAACTGGCTGCCGACCTGCTCGACCTGGCCCCCGGCCAGCGCGTGCTCGACGCCTGCTGCGCCCCGGGCGGCAAGACCTGCCACCTGCTGGAAGCCCAAGCCGGGCTCGACGCAGTGGTCGCCATCGACCTGGAAGCCAAGCGCCTGACCCGCGTGCGCGAGAACCTCGACCGCCTGGGCCTCGACGCCCAGTTGATCGCCTGCGACGCCCGCGACACCGCCAGTTGGTGGGACGGCAAGACGTTCGAGCGCATCCTGCTCGATGCGCCGTGCTCGGCCACTGGTGTGATTCGCCGCCATCCGGACATCAAGCTGACCCGCCAGGCCGACGACATTGCTGCCCTGGCCAACCTGCAAGGCGAACTGCTCGACGCCTTGTGGCCAACCCTCGAGGTCGGCGGCATCCTGCTTTACGCCACCTGTTCGACCCTGCCGACGGAAAACACCGAGGTGATCGAGGCTTTCCTCGCCCGCACCCCCGGCGCCCGCGAGCTGGACCTGGCGACCCAGGCCGGTATCCGCCAACCCCATGGCCGCCAGTTGCTGGCCCAGGAAGGCGGACACGACGGCTTCTACTATGCCAAGCTGATCAAAATCGCCGCCGCGCGCGGATAA